One Synechococcus sp. PROS-9-1 DNA window includes the following coding sequences:
- the nuoK gene encoding NADH-quinone oxidoreductase subunit NuoK, with translation MLSELLSGSVPLQAYLLLAAVLFCTGVWGLINSRNAVRVLMSIELMLNAVNINLMAFSSYVDGQLIRGQVFSVFVITVAAAEAAVGLAILLSLYRNRVTVDMERFNLLRW, from the coding sequence ATGCTCTCTGAGCTTCTTTCCGGTTCCGTTCCTCTCCAGGCCTATCTGCTGTTGGCAGCAGTCCTGTTTTGTACAGGGGTGTGGGGACTCATCAACAGCCGTAATGCCGTCCGAGTGTTGATGAGCATTGAGTTGATGCTCAATGCAGTGAACATCAACCTGATGGCATTTTCGTCCTATGTCGATGGCCAACTCATTCGTGGCCAAGTGTTCTCGGTGTTTGTGATCACAGTTGCAGCAGCTGAAGCTGCTGTCGGTCTGGCGATCTTGTTATCGCTATACCGAAATAGAGTCACTGTTGACATGGAACGCTTCAACCTTTTGCGCTGGTAA
- a CDS encoding NADH-quinone oxidoreductase subunit J yields MTIAASTQLISFLVLSAVIVLGALGVVLLSNIVYSAFLLGGVFLAVAGLYLLLNASFVAAAQVLVYVGAVNVLILFAIMLVNKKEDLAPIPGLLIRRLLSGGVCVGLFALLTRVVVTTPWAKGPMPIGEEATVRIGEHLFTDYLLPFELASVLLLMAMIGAIVLARRDVQSVDPVTGEEVDQGLIEKARTPLLVDQPRA; encoded by the coding sequence ATGACGATCGCCGCGTCAACGCAGCTCATTAGCTTTTTGGTACTGAGCGCCGTCATCGTGCTGGGAGCTCTCGGTGTTGTGCTCTTAAGCAACATCGTTTATTCAGCCTTCCTCCTAGGCGGGGTGTTTTTGGCTGTGGCAGGTCTCTATCTCCTGCTCAACGCCAGTTTTGTGGCAGCGGCGCAGGTGCTGGTGTATGTGGGTGCCGTCAACGTCTTAATCCTGTTCGCGATCATGTTGGTGAACAAGAAGGAGGATTTGGCTCCGATCCCTGGACTCCTCATACGCCGTCTTCTCTCTGGGGGCGTGTGTGTTGGCCTGTTTGCTCTTTTGACCCGTGTGGTTGTTACCACTCCCTGGGCCAAGGGCCCAATGCCGATTGGGGAGGAAGCAACCGTGCGAATTGGTGAGCACTTGTTTACCGATTACTTGCTGCCTTTTGAGTTGGCATCTGTTTTATTGTTGATGGCCATGATTGGAGCGATTGTTCTGGCTCGTCGTGACGTTCAATCTGTGGATCCTGTTACCGGAGAAGAGGTTGATCAGGGCCTGATTGAGAAGGCACGCACCCCCTTACTTGTTGACCAGCCTCGCGCCTGA
- a CDS encoding citrate synthase, giving the protein MSQTGGNEIRHERTGLVFRPGLEGVPATQSSICDIDGLKGRLSYRGYSLDDLAVHSSFLETTYLLIWGELPTPQQFRDFEHEVQMHRRVSFRVRDMMKCFPANGHPMDALQSSAASLGLFYSRRAIDDPQYIYDAVVRLIAKIPTMVAAFQLIRKGQDPIQPRDDLAYSANFLYMLTEQEPDPLASRIFDRCLILHAEHSLNASTFSARVTASTLTDPYAVVASAVGTLAGPLHGGANEDVLAMLEEIGTPEQADSYLESAVANKRKVMGFGHREYKVKDPRAVILESLAEELFARFGHDDLYDVAHSLETAAAIRLGPKGIYPNVDFYSGLVYRKLGIPRDLFTPVFAISRVAGWLAHWREQLGANRIFRPSQIYTGTSARHWVPADERVNAAGA; this is encoded by the coding sequence GTGAGTCAGACCGGCGGTAACGAAATCCGGCATGAACGCACGGGGTTGGTGTTCAGACCAGGTCTTGAGGGTGTCCCCGCCACCCAATCCTCGATTTGCGACATTGACGGCCTGAAGGGGCGTCTCTCCTATCGGGGCTACTCCCTCGATGACCTCGCAGTCCACAGCAGTTTCCTGGAGACCACCTATCTGTTGATCTGGGGTGAACTCCCCACACCTCAGCAATTTCGTGATTTCGAGCACGAAGTGCAGATGCATCGTCGCGTCAGCTTTCGGGTGCGCGACATGATGAAGTGTTTCCCTGCCAACGGGCATCCGATGGATGCTCTCCAGTCGAGCGCGGCCTCCTTAGGGCTCTTTTATTCGCGTCGTGCCATTGATGATCCTCAATACATCTACGACGCTGTTGTCAGGCTGATTGCCAAGATCCCAACGATGGTGGCGGCCTTTCAGTTGATTCGTAAAGGCCAGGATCCAATCCAGCCCCGCGACGACCTGGCTTACTCAGCCAACTTTTTGTACATGCTCACGGAGCAAGAGCCCGACCCTCTCGCCTCTCGGATCTTTGATCGTTGTTTGATCCTTCATGCTGAGCACAGCCTTAATGCCAGCACCTTTAGCGCCAGGGTGACGGCAAGCACGTTGACGGACCCCTACGCCGTCGTGGCGTCGGCCGTAGGAACTTTGGCGGGGCCTCTCCATGGCGGCGCGAATGAAGATGTACTCGCGATGTTGGAGGAGATCGGGACTCCGGAACAGGCCGACTCGTACCTCGAGTCAGCCGTAGCGAACAAACGCAAAGTGATGGGTTTTGGCCATCGCGAGTACAAAGTTAAAGACCCTCGGGCAGTGATCCTTGAGTCCTTGGCTGAGGAATTGTTTGCTCGGTTTGGTCACGACGATCTCTACGACGTGGCCCATTCCCTTGAGACGGCTGCCGCGATTCGACTCGGGCCGAAGGGGATTTATCCCAACGTTGATTTCTATTCAGGCCTCGTCTACAGGAAGCTTGGGATTCCAAGAGATTTGTTTACTCCTGTGTTTGCGATTTCCCGCGTGGCTGGTTGGCTGGCTCACTGGAGGGAACAGCTCGGTGCGAATCGAATTTTCCGCCCATCTCAGATCTATACCGGCACATCCGCCCGTCATTGGGTCCCTGCTGACGAGCGGGTGAATGCCGCGGGCGCTTAA
- a CDS encoding methylenetetrahydrofolate reductase, with amino-acid sequence MSSALQSSLEAGAITITAEVMPPRGGDPSHALKMASALKGLVHAVNVTDGSRAVMRMSSLAVARLLLDQGIEPVLQMACRDRNRIAIQADLLGAHALGIRNLLCLTGDPVRAGDQPKARPVNELESVRLLQQVTAFNRGEDPVKGDLADGPTDLFAGAAADPQCSSWSGLLRRMERKKAAGARFIQTQMVMDASVLERFCREIAEPMELPVLVGVFLLKSARNAGFINRMVPGACIPDNLIARLEAAADPAAEGIQIAAEQVQRYLGVAQGVHLMAIKAEERIPAILNQAGVNLPG; translated from the coding sequence TTGAGTTCAGCGCTGCAAAGCAGCCTCGAGGCTGGGGCCATCACCATTACGGCTGAAGTGATGCCTCCACGGGGTGGAGACCCATCCCATGCTCTCAAGATGGCAAGTGCCTTAAAGGGACTTGTTCATGCCGTCAATGTCACGGATGGCAGTCGTGCGGTGATGCGGATGAGCAGTCTTGCCGTGGCTCGACTCCTCTTGGACCAAGGCATCGAGCCTGTGCTGCAGATGGCCTGTCGAGATCGCAATCGCATTGCGATTCAAGCGGATCTCTTGGGTGCCCATGCTTTGGGGATCCGCAATCTCCTTTGCCTCACAGGTGACCCTGTTCGTGCTGGTGATCAGCCCAAAGCCCGCCCTGTGAATGAGCTGGAATCCGTGCGATTGCTGCAGCAGGTCACGGCCTTCAATCGTGGGGAAGATCCGGTGAAGGGTGATCTTGCCGACGGTCCGACTGACCTCTTCGCTGGCGCGGCGGCTGACCCCCAGTGTTCGAGCTGGTCAGGTTTGCTGCGACGCATGGAGCGAAAAAAAGCAGCAGGAGCACGTTTTATTCAGACGCAGATGGTGATGGATGCTTCTGTGTTGGAACGGTTTTGCCGTGAGATAGCCGAACCCATGGAGCTTCCTGTCCTCGTGGGTGTGTTCTTGCTGAAGTCGGCGCGCAACGCAGGTTTTATTAATCGGATGGTGCCTGGTGCTTGTATTCCCGACAACCTGATTGCCCGATTGGAGGCCGCGGCAGACCCGGCGGCAGAGGGAATTCAAATTGCCGCTGAACAGGTTCAGCGATACCTAGGCGTGGCTCAAGGCGTCCATTTGATGGCTATCAAAGCAGAGGAACGCATCCCAGCGATTTTGAATCAAGCAGGCGTCAACTTGCCTGGGTGA
- the nuoH gene encoding NADH-quinone oxidoreductase subunit NuoH, with amino-acid sequence MSPGLDLEQSFSQALEGLGLSAQAARMLWLPFPMLLVLVAAVVGVLVTVWLERKISAAVQQRIGPEYAGALGVLQPLADGLKLLVKEDIIPDRADSILFTLGPVLVVVPVILSWLIVPFGQNLLISDVGVGIFLWISLSSVQPIGLLMSGYASNNKYSLLGGLRAAAQSISYEIPLALAVLAVVMMSNSLSTVDIVNQQTGAGVLSWNIWRQPVGFLIFWICALAECERLPFDLPEAEEELVAGYQTEYSGMKFALFYLGSYINLVLSALLVSILYLGGWGFPIPVEWLASWLGQPIDAPLVQLITGTVGIVMTILKAYLLVFIAILLRWTTPRVRIDQLLDLGWKFLLPLALVNLLVTAALKLAFPVAFGG; translated from the coding sequence GTGAGCCCGGGACTTGATCTTGAGCAGAGCTTCAGTCAGGCGCTGGAGGGTCTTGGCCTCTCGGCTCAGGCTGCACGCATGCTCTGGCTTCCCTTTCCGATGTTGCTGGTCCTTGTGGCCGCCGTTGTTGGGGTTCTGGTCACGGTGTGGCTTGAACGAAAAATTTCTGCGGCCGTGCAACAAAGGATCGGGCCTGAGTACGCCGGAGCACTCGGCGTTCTTCAGCCTCTTGCCGATGGTCTCAAGCTGCTCGTCAAGGAAGACATCATTCCGGATCGTGCAGACAGCATTCTCTTCACCCTTGGCCCTGTGCTGGTGGTGGTGCCGGTCATTTTGTCCTGGTTGATCGTGCCCTTTGGGCAAAACCTGTTGATCAGTGATGTGGGCGTAGGCATTTTCCTTTGGATCTCTCTCAGCAGCGTTCAGCCCATTGGCCTTCTGATGAGCGGCTACGCCTCAAACAACAAATATTCGTTGTTGGGCGGCCTCCGTGCGGCAGCCCAGTCGATCAGTTATGAGATCCCACTCGCGTTGGCCGTCCTGGCCGTCGTGATGATGAGCAATTCCTTAAGCACCGTCGATATCGTTAATCAACAAACTGGAGCTGGTGTTCTGAGTTGGAACATCTGGCGCCAGCCGGTTGGCTTCTTGATTTTCTGGATCTGTGCGCTCGCGGAATGTGAGCGTCTGCCTTTTGACCTCCCAGAAGCGGAGGAAGAACTCGTCGCTGGCTACCAGACCGAATACTCGGGAATGAAATTTGCCCTCTTCTACCTGGGCAGTTACATCAATCTCGTTCTTTCGGCTCTGCTCGTTTCCATCCTCTATCTGGGTGGTTGGGGCTTCCCGATCCCGGTTGAATGGCTTGCTTCGTGGTTAGGTCAGCCCATTGACGCGCCTCTGGTGCAGCTGATCACAGGCACCGTGGGCATTGTGATGACTATTCTGAAGGCCTACCTGCTGGTCTTCATCGCAATCCTTTTGCGTTGGACCACCCCACGGGTCAGGATCGATCAGTTGTTGGATCTTGGCTGGAAATTCCTGTTGCCTCTGGCCTTGGTCAACCTCTTAGTCACAGCAGCCCTCAAGCTGGCCTTCCCGGTCGCGTTTGGCGGCTGA
- a CDS encoding NAD(+) kinase produces the protein MRLQRVWLIYRADSPLALKEARRCADELESIGVTCVLAMSGLTADPFPGLLASEPRLPDLAVVLGGDGTVLGAARHLAVLDVPILSFNVGGHLGFLTHDPGLLRSEGLWQRVLEDRFALERRMMLQAVIQRMGDLHGSERSDQTSGIEDGSPDHQEIHWALNDLYLKPYHEDLSPTCILEMEIDGEVVDQVRGDGLILASPTGSTGYAMAAGGPILHPGIDAIVVSPICPMSLSSRAVVLPPRSRVVIWPLGDASRQVKLWKDGSAGEVFGPGECCVIQQAAHHALMVQLEQSPSYYRTLSRKLHWAGSLLDSAPSSN, from the coding sequence ATGCGTCTTCAACGGGTCTGGCTGATCTATCGCGCAGATAGCCCACTGGCATTGAAAGAAGCACGTCGCTGCGCCGATGAGCTTGAATCGATTGGGGTGACTTGCGTCCTGGCGATGAGTGGCCTGACGGCAGACCCTTTCCCTGGGTTGCTGGCCTCTGAGCCTCGGCTACCGGATCTGGCGGTGGTGTTGGGTGGTGATGGAACGGTGCTTGGTGCTGCCCGACACCTCGCTGTTTTGGATGTCCCGATTCTGAGTTTCAACGTGGGAGGCCATCTGGGCTTTCTGACGCATGATCCCGGCTTGCTGCGGAGTGAAGGGCTCTGGCAGCGCGTGCTGGAAGATCGTTTTGCCTTGGAACGGCGCATGATGTTGCAGGCGGTGATCCAGCGGATGGGTGATCTCCATGGTTCGGAGCGGTCAGACCAGACCTCTGGCATAGAAGATGGCTCTCCTGACCATCAGGAGATTCACTGGGCCCTAAATGATCTTTACCTCAAGCCCTATCACGAGGATTTGTCTCCAACCTGCATTCTTGAGATGGAGATCGATGGAGAGGTTGTTGACCAAGTCCGTGGAGATGGCTTGATTTTGGCCTCGCCTACGGGCTCAACGGGTTATGCGATGGCGGCGGGCGGCCCGATCTTGCATCCAGGCATCGATGCAATTGTCGTCAGTCCGATTTGTCCAATGAGTTTGTCGAGTCGCGCCGTGGTGTTGCCTCCCCGATCCAGGGTTGTGATTTGGCCTCTAGGTGATGCCAGCAGACAGGTGAAACTTTGGAAAGATGGGTCTGCTGGAGAGGTCTTTGGTCCAGGTGAATGCTGCGTGATTCAGCAGGCTGCTCATCATGCGTTGATGGTGCAGCTGGAGCAAAGTCCCTCCTATTACCGAACGCTGTCACGCAAACTTCACTGGGCGGGGAGTTTGCTGGATAGTGCTCCCTCCTCAAACTGA
- a CDS encoding CYTH domain-containing protein, whose protein sequence is MALEIERRFLVTNPRWRLVAGPPQPLRQGYLSASPDGFTVRMRLRADGRAWLTLKAPAAGIARHEFEYDIPATDAEELWALAPHRVVKTRYSLQQEGGDWVVDCFEGSNSPLILAEVELDAPDSPLTIPDWCGLEITGDQRWSNAALAHQPFSTWPQDWIDQFGLTNIDSKTKNSFDFL, encoded by the coding sequence ATGGCACTGGAGATTGAACGGCGATTCCTGGTCACAAATCCCAGATGGCGACTTGTGGCGGGACCCCCTCAACCTCTGCGACAGGGATATCTGTCCGCCTCGCCAGATGGATTCACTGTTCGCATGCGTTTGCGCGCAGATGGCAGGGCATGGCTGACGTTGAAGGCTCCTGCCGCAGGGATTGCTCGCCATGAATTCGAATACGACATTCCGGCGACGGATGCGGAGGAGCTTTGGGCACTGGCGCCCCATCGCGTGGTTAAAACGCGCTATTCCCTCCAACAGGAAGGTGGCGACTGGGTCGTTGATTGCTTTGAAGGAAGCAATTCACCTTTAATCCTTGCTGAGGTTGAGCTCGACGCTCCCGATAGCCCCTTGACCATCCCCGACTGGTGTGGCCTTGAAATCACAGGGGATCAGCGCTGGAGCAATGCAGCACTTGCGCATCAGCCGTTTTCAACGTGGCCCCAGGATTGGATTGATCAATTTGGATTGACCAATATCGACTCGAAAACTAAAAATTCTTTTGATTTCCTTTAG
- the ndhI gene encoding NAD(P)H-quinone oxidoreductase subunit I: protein MFGFLKQVGDYTRDAVDAARNLTQGLSVTFDHMKRRPVTVQYPYEKLIPSERYRGRIHYEFDKCIACEVCVRVCPINLPVVDWVMNKETKKKELRNYSIDFGVCIFCGNCVEYCPTNCLSMTEEYELAAFDRHSLNYDNVALGRLPTSVTTDPSVQPLRELVYLPAGEVHPHGVSPDRPRAGKLPEQILEELKAAGSIKAAEDGRESSSSASKEEESAG from the coding sequence ATGTTCGGCTTCCTTAAACAGGTTGGTGATTACACCAGGGATGCAGTGGATGCGGCCCGTAATCTCACGCAAGGCCTATCGGTCACCTTCGATCACATGAAGCGCCGTCCAGTCACGGTGCAGTACCCCTACGAAAAGCTGATTCCTTCGGAGCGGTATCGAGGACGCATTCACTACGAATTCGACAAGTGCATCGCCTGCGAGGTCTGTGTGCGTGTGTGTCCCATCAATCTCCCAGTGGTTGATTGGGTGATGAACAAGGAGACGAAGAAAAAAGAGCTCCGCAACTATTCCATTGATTTCGGAGTTTGTATTTTCTGTGGCAACTGCGTGGAGTACTGCCCCACCAATTGCTTGTCGATGACTGAAGAATATGAATTGGCCGCCTTCGATCGCCACAGCCTGAATTACGACAACGTTGCTTTAGGTCGTCTGCCAACCAGTGTGACGACAGATCCATCGGTCCAGCCTTTGCGGGAACTGGTGTATTTGCCTGCTGGGGAAGTTCATCCCCATGGCGTTTCTCCTGACCGTCCCCGAGCGGGGAAGCTCCCTGAGCAAATCCTTGAGGAACTCAAGGCAGCTGGATCCATCAAGGCTGCCGAGGATGGGAGAGAATCATCTTCATCAGCGTCCAAAGAGGAGGAGAGCGCAGGATGA
- a CDS encoding helix-turn-helix transcriptional regulator codes for MAIGEDPCSMTISLSSREIEIIELVAEGLTNQEIAERLTISKRTVDNHVSNVFTKTGSKNRVALLNWAMDHGKICRDGFNCCTLPPDASDAT; via the coding sequence ATGGCCATTGGTGAGGACCCCTGTTCAATGACTATTTCCCTCTCCAGCCGTGAAATCGAGATCATCGAGCTGGTAGCCGAGGGGCTGACCAACCAAGAGATCGCTGAACGACTGACGATCAGCAAGCGCACTGTTGACAACCATGTCAGCAACGTGTTCACCAAAACAGGCTCAAAAAATCGCGTGGCCTTGCTCAACTGGGCAATGGATCACGGCAAAATCTGTCGAGACGGCTTCAATTGCTGCACCCTTCCCCCTGATGCCTCCGACGCGACCTGA